GGGCCTCACCAATAACCGGGGAGCTGACCTGCCCTTAGGAGATTACTCACTAACAGTCGATCAGTTGTCAGGGGCTGGCTGCAATCGCCCTGATTGGGTTCTGCAGCAGCTGACGAGTAATGGCCTGGGTTTTCTGGCAGAAACAGGTCTGCTCAGTTTTCTGTTCTCGTGGGTGAGGATGAAACCCTGTTGGCTGCTCATCCATGCTCTCTGTAGCCCCTTCCTATTCTAAATGCGGTACAAGAACCAGCAGCGTTGGCATCCCCTGGGATCTCGCTGGAACTGCAGACTCAGCCTCccctagacctgctgaatcagagtcTGATTCCAGAAAGATCCCAGGTAACGTGTGTGCACAGTGACGTTTGAGAAGCGTGGAGCTAGAAGGCGGTTTGCAAACTTCAGTGTGCATCGGAATAATGAGGAGTCTTGTTAAATTGCTGGacctccccccccaaccccccctgcccccagcttctGAGTCTGTGGGTCTGCGGTGGGGTGggtaagaatttgcatttccgaCAAGTTCCCAGATCGTCCGGAAGCTGCTGGTCAGCGGCCTCACTTTGAGACCCTTTGATCTAGACGCTGGAGGACTGGTTCTCAGACTTGGCAGCACatggggaattttttaaaatgctgacgCCTCAGTCTCGACCCCAGAGATCTGGATGTAACTGATTTGGCACGCAGCCCCGGATCAGGACTTTTCAGCGCTTTAGGTAATTCTATGTGCCGTAGAGTTGGCACACCTAGAGCCGCTTCTCTAGCGGACCCGCCATATCTCGAACCCCGCGGAGAGACCAGAGCAGAGCCCGTGCTCCTGGGGGTGGGTAAGGCGCAGGCTCTTTCCATCTCAGGGCAGGAGGGGGATGTCTTCTTCTCCTGAGCCAGATGACAGAGAGGAAAGCGGGGATGGTGCTGGAACAGCTGGGACCCGAGTCCGCCTGCCTCTTGCGTGTAAGCTTGATCTGAGAAGCCCAGGCTGACGCTTGTGCAGGAGGAAGGCCGTGTACACTCTAGATGGAACCACCTAATAAACTCCGGGACTGTCACGTGGGAGGTGGGTCGATGTCCTTGTAAAAAATGGTACAGACTATTTCCTGGGGTCAGCTGGACAGGACCAATAGAGtcaatgaagaaacaaagcagGGTAACAGAGATCCAGAAGTTTTCCCCAGGGTGCTCCATTTAGCTTGTTTTTAATCAGCTGCATGATATGAGGGTCTGGCACTTGGGTTGGAGGAAGAGGCGCCTAGGGTCTATAAGATTTGAGACCATTGGCCTTGTTTTCTTGTCAGGAAGACTCACAGTGTGTCAGATGCTCTGGGCACAAGTAATAGACACCCCATTCAGACTGCCTTAAATAATAAGGTAACAGACTTAAGAAATGACTTGAAGTCCAGGCCATTTTCTGGGTCTGATTCAGCCCCTCACCAGTGAGATCAGGTTGaggctccctctgtctctccacaGCATTAGCTGTGATcttcctcatggtcacaagatggctgccagtgGCCTGCAGAGCAATGTGCTTCCTTGTTCTCATCCAGTGGGAGAATAAGAGCCTATTCTCCTTTGCTCTGTGAAACCAATGAGAGCATTCTGAGAACTCACCAGCAGGCCTTTCTTCATggttcattggccagaactgggtccCATTCCTATTCCCGACCCACTTAGTGGCAAGAAGTGGGATTACCCTCAGACCAGTGGGTCTCAATTGCAGATGAGTTTGCCCCCCGCTGGGCTGAGTCTGCTGCTTGCCAGAACACATCGCATCTAGGTGGACCGGGGCAGAACGCATGTCGGGGCTCAGCCACAGCCCCTGCCAGCCAGCCTCCCAGGGTCCCCAGACAGGACCGGGCCCCCTCCCTCTGTGAGTCATTGGAAAACAGCCCTAGGCCACCTCCGTGGCGTTTTCCCTCTGGCTTTGTTCTAACACTAAGAGCTTTACAACaggatttttatttgataaaatcaCAAGAAGCCTCTTAGAGTTCTTGCCTCGTGCATCTTTCTTAACCTACCTCAGTGTGCGTGCGTCCTTGGAGAGCGAGGCCCGAGGAGAGCACTGGGTAGGACCGGTTCAAAGCACTAATGCTGGCAGGAGGTCAGAGAACCAGCTCCCTCCGGCCATCGGAGGCAAAGCAGCACAGTGGATCAAAACGACAGCACTTGCTGGGTGCCCTTTGGCAAGCtgattaacctctctgaacttccttTTGCTCTGCTCCGGGGGGTTGCTGTGAGCATGCAGGGATCCTGTGTGTGAAGGGCCTAGCACGCAGTAGGTACTCAATGAGTGGCATCACCGAGACATGACGTAGAGAGGCAGGCTTTCATGCGGCAAATGACTACGGGTCGTAGGACGAATGGGAGACATTGCAGAGAGTACAGAACTCGGGCTCAGTGACTTCGGAGGGCAGTAGAAGCCTGACTCAAAGAAGAGTTCAAGGCTGGGCCTGTGCCCGCCCCGCGCCACACACAGCTTCAGGGTTCAGCTCTAGTGACCCATCCAAGGAACCACAGGAGCCTTGGGGCCTCCCCAAGCAGGAAGGCCAAGAGGCAGCTGAGAATCCTCTAGAAGCGATGCCCGGGAAGTCTTTTCTTCAGAAAGGCCATCTGCTTCCCATGTGGGAGTGGCTGGCTCTGCCCACTGGGCGGCTTCCGGGCCTGACTGCGCCCCTCTCTTGCAGACCCCATGATGGAGCTGACGGGCACCGACCCATCGGAGCTCGACAGCCAGCAGGAAATGGAGGACTTCGAGGAGAACGCCTACGCCTACGCGGGCGTGGACGGCGGCGCCGAGGCCAGCGTCCTCACCGAACAGGCCATGAAGGAGATGGCCTACTACAACGTGCTATAGCACAAGCTGGGCTGCCCGAAGCCGGCGAGGCGCGCCGGGGCGTGGGGGTGAGACCACGTGCTGCGGGCTGCCCCGCCCGCGGCGAGAAACAAGCTACTGCCCCACTGCCCTGAGCCCTGCCCGCCTGCCCAGCCGTTTGCACCACTAGGGACATCTAGACCAAATGGAGACTGTACTACTGGCCTCAGCTGTGAACCGGGCCTGGGCCCCAGGCGCTCCAGGGAAGGAAGAATGACACAGGAGGCCCGGTCTGGGTCTCCGTGGCCTGCTGCTGTGGGCGGATGGGAGAGATGCTGATGGGGGCCACTTGGGGACAAGTGACAAGGGCACAGGTTCTCAGGTCTCTCCGGGcccagcagagctggggcagccAGTGTGGGCAGGGCCTTCCTGCCGGCTCCTCAGGGTCCCGACGCTGGGGCAAGAGATCGTTGAGCCATGCCTTGTTCCTCCTCTGCACCGATGCCTGCCTCTCAGGATGTCTGAGCCCCTGTGCTGGTCAGCACTGCCCCGCACCCCCGCCGGCCCCTGGGCTCCGAAAAGCCCCGGCCCCAGAGCCCCCGCCCCCGTCCtcagccagccaggtggcgccCTCTGCCTTCTACCTCCTGGTGCCTCCCGCGCCCTCCTCGAGCCAGGCGTGCATGCACCCCAGTCCTGGCCTTAGGAGAGCGGGGTACAGCCCAGCCCCCAGCTAACACCCTCTCCAGTCAACTCCCAGAAGGCCCCCGTCTTACAGCCCTGTTTGGAAGTAGGTGTCCCTAACGTGGATTTCAACAAATGTCATCCAGTTCTGTCTTGAACTGGGGCACCACACCAGGGTCCCCCAAAGTGAACAAAGCCGGGATGCGCCTTGCATCAGGCACGCGCTAAtaacacagacagacagaggacCCTGAGTGAGGGGCCGGGCACAGTGAAGGGATCATGAGGGGCTGTCCTCAGAGGAGGCCGAAGACCACCTGTATGCGGGGAGGGGGGCTGGAGTATTTTCTTAAAACAAGTATCCATTTTGAGGACGGGACAGCCAAGAGTCAGCAGGCTCCCCGGGAAGAGCaacatatataaaaaggaaaatgaaaaccatagagaaaacaatttttttgagcAATGGGGGTATTTTgaaggtaatttattttttctcccttccaatTCTGTGTCACCTATTATCTTTTCTGACGgagatcattttcttttccccagcGGAAGCTTGCTTGTGTGCTGTGCGTGCTTTGTGCCTCCCCCACCCAGAGCGGCCTGGCCAGGCAGGACGCGGGCCTGGAGGGGCAGCTGCTAGCAGGAAGCCTCAGGCGGCCAGGGCgggaggccagagaggcaggGCTGAGCGGGCCCTCCCCCtaccctgcccagcccctcttgCTGATGACCCTCTGCATCACCCCTGCAGTGGCCAGGGCCGCTCCATCCTGCTCAGCCAGCGGCTCGCTCCCTCGCTTGCCCACTCATTGCCTCTGTCCCCACACCAGCTTCTGTCCCTGGAACCCCAGACAGGCCCAAGGCAGTGAAATAGCACATTCAGGAATGCCAGGGCACCCAGACTCCTGCCCGCTCACCTCCTGAGGCCtcagaggggaggggcaggcagggccgtCCCCAAAGGCACAGAAGGAGGTGAAGCCACCAGCTTCAACCCAGAAACCAGGCAGCAGGGGCGGAACAGCCAGGGGTGGGATAACCAGTTTGAAATACAGCTACCCCCCCAGGCTGTGTCCTTAGTGAAGGACCAAGCTAGGCCTCAGGGTGGCCGGGATCAGGTCTGAGGGGGAGCACAAGgggcctcttccttctctgctggaGTTGGTGTGAAGCAGCAAACAAGAGGGCTGGGGGCTCACGGGAGCCTCTTCCCAAGTGTGGCTCTCCAGACCCCGAGGCCCCCCGGCCTCCCAGGTGCCCGCCATGATGACCCTCAGGTGGCAGTGACGCCGTCACTGTAGAAGACATTTTCTCCTGCTGAGCAGAAGCATCGTCCCCTGCAAACTACCTCTTCCCACAACGTCTTTGTCCCCTGGTACCAAAAAGAACCCTGTAcctccaccccttcctcctcctctttcctgccagcccagtggccttgGTCTTGGCAACCCACGGGAGAAGGTCTGGCCCCCAGGGTGGGGctttcctccccccccccacaccccgcCCCGCCAGCAGCGCGGCCCTCTGCGAGGTTCCATACTTGAACGCCCCCCTGCCCTGTGCCTTGGACCTGGGCAAAACTTCGAGAAGGAAGCAGCACAACTCACGACTTGAGCCGGGGGGTGGTCTCGGCAAGGCTCCCGTCCTCACTCCTGCCCGACCTTTTCGAGAGAGGCGCACGCGGCCTCTTGGGTGACTTGGAAACTCCTGGACGAATTCCATTCTAACTTATTTTGACATGTATACAAACCAACTGTTTAGAAATTCCACTTGTGCAAAGCCCTACTGTGTTTTTACGTTCctgtttaaaaagagaagtttacttagcaataattataaataaatggatattctTTAGTGAGGTGACTGCGGGTGCTTCTTCCCATGGTTCTTGGGGACGAGATCCTCACCCCTCCCCCGGAATAAACTGTCAGTAAGGCTTCCCAGCCCCACACAGCGGGGCATCACTCTGCAAGGACCTGGAGGAGACCCAGACCAGCCTCGCACTGGAATGGCCAcctgcagggccaggctgccACGGCGACCTGCTCCAGGCGCAGGAGAGGGGGCATGGGCCAAGCCCCCCCAGAATTCCCACCACTTGCAGAGAAAAGCCACTGCCCCTCCTTACCCACCAACAGAGCACCAGGACAGACGCCAGCTCACAATGCCAGACCGGGCTTCTGAGGCTGTGCATTCTGGGGAGCTGCCAGCCCTTTGCAACTGATGAGCAAGAAGGGGCCAGAAACCTTGGACCTCCCCGCAGGAGCTGGGCCTAGCAGAGCCAGCACACCAGCTTTTCTTTCCACGGCGCTGGGAGCTGGGTGCGACTACTGAGGAAGAGCGGTTGTTGGAACGGAAGGGGGCcaccagtgtgtgtgtgggggggtgctAGAGCCCATCTCAAAGCTACCCAGGTTCCCAAGTGTTGGGTTTCAGGAGCCGTGAGAGTTCCCCCAAAATCTGGGAAATGGACTGTGGGCTGCCAAGTATTTATTTCATCAAGTGAAGATGACACAACTCTTCCCCAGGACATTTTAACACCCAAAGTACattacagtcatgcgtcgcttaacgatggggatcTGCTCTGAGAAACGCACtcttaggcgattttgtcatgcgaacatcacagagtgcacttacacaaccCTAGTGGGTACAGCCCACTCCACGCCTGGACTCTATGGTACTGTTCTTATGGGACCACCGGCCTGTATGCAGTCCGTCGTTCACCAAAGCgttgttatgcggcacatgactgtatgatCAACCCCTGCGTAAAAGATGACCCTTTAGTTGGATCTAGTCAGCTTTCCAGCATCTTTATAACCTAACTTTTCTAGTTTTGTCAAAGAATGGTGAAGATGAACCCAAGCCTGGGACCCACTTGCCTCGACTGCGTGGGGGCCCCCattcaccctccccacccccagcctcaggcGGCTGTGGAGGAGAGCGGAGAGGCAGCTCCTGGCTGGGACCTGTTTTGAGGACCAAGAGAAGGGCAGATAAAGAGGCCTGGAGATATTTAAGAGGTTaaaagcaacaaaggaaaaaaataaataaaaaacgtAACCAGATTCTATCGGGAAATAACAACAATCCTAAAAGGGAGAACAGGATATAGGAACCGAATCGTGCCGGGAAATTCCAGGGAACCACAGGCCTGCGTCCCAAGAGCCCCGGCGGCAGCCCAGGCCACTCCTGTGGACTGCAGGGGGCTCACGCCGCTGCCCGGGCCTCCTGCCCCCGCCCTGGTGGCCCTCTGACTGGACAGAGGCCTAAGAAGGACACTACGGTGGCCTGAAGCGCTCGGGTCTGTCCCTGGCCGAATCTCGGAGCCCTCGGCCTTGTGCTGCGGCCGCCTCCTTCCCCTCAGGTACACACACAGCAGACGGTTTTGTGAAGAGCTCTTTAGTAGCTAAATATGGCACCATGTGCTCCAGGGGCGATATAAATTACAGTATGCGAAACATACTGACCGGCTGAGGTAAACAGGCTGCTGTGGCCTCACGTCACCGTGAGGGCAAACACAGACAGAGACTTCTAAAAACATCTCGCTTATAAAAAACGTCCCCCACAAAGGCCTCCTGCGAGGGGCTGGGAGCAGCCGCGGCCCGCCCGCGCGGCCCAGTTGGCGTCCAAACGCGGCCCGCGGCGCCCCCGCCCGCTACTGCTGGCCCAGGGCTCTGTCCAGGCTGCTCTTGATGGCGTCCAGGAAGTCCGAGGTGTTCAGGAAGTGCTCGTTCAGCTTCACGCTGCCGAGAGAACATGCACGTGAGGGGCCCCCCGGCCCGACCCTCCCAGGGCAGAGCCTCTCGTCCCCCCATGGGGAGGGGCACACCCAGGCCATAGGTCAGAGGTTACTTATAGCCCACGGCCAAAGGGCCACGGCAAACTCAGCAGGACCTTGCTAGGGTCTGTTTGCTTTTCTAGGTGAACAGGCAACTGGGCACAAGCCCTCCTGGGAGATGGGTGCGGGAGGGGTGGAAAGGCTCTGAGCCCCTGGCCTCAGGCATGAGGACCAACTCCTGGGCCTGGTCTGGGAAGGCTTGGCCTGAGGCATCCCTCAGGACCGTGGACCTGTCCTGCCCCAAGCCCCTGGCAGCTAAGCTGACTCAGGGGAGGGCCTCTAAGAGGGGTCCTCTGGCTTCTTCCCACCCAGCCCTGAGGTCCCGGaaggccagccctgccctcttcCCCAGGCCACACACTTGCTGAGGCCGTGAATGCAGCCTGCCAGGTCCTTGGTCATGGCTCCGCTCTCCACTGTCTCGACGCACACCTTCTCCAGCGTCTGGGCAAACCTGCAGGAGACAGAGTGAAACCCCAGCTGTGCAGAGCCAAGGTCCAGAACCTGCCATGGGCCAGCTCAGACCCCACTCTCTGCACTCACCTGATGAGGTCCTGGTTCCCGTCCAGCTTCCCCCGGTGCTCCAGGCCACGCGTCCAGGCAAAGATGCTGGCGATGGGGTTGGTGCTGGTAGGCcggccctgggggtggggtcaCAGGGGGATCAAGAGCTGAACCAGGCAACGAGGGGGCCACTTGGACGGAGCTGCCCATCCCTAAACTGACAGGGCCAGGCCCGTCTTGCCAGTTGGTTCTGGGCCCCTCAGGTAGATGGGCATGTGGCCACGGGCCCCACACTCACCTTTTGGTGCTCCCGATAGTGGCGGGTGACCGTCCCATGAGCAGCCTCAGCCTCGATGGTCTTCCCATCTGGGCAGACCAGCACGGACGTCATCAGGCCAAGGGAGCCAAAGCCTGAAGAGGGGGAGGACCCTCAGCTCAGTGCCAATGCCTTTCCTAGGACCCCCAGGGTGGAGCCCAGCAGCCCTCTTGCTGTCATAGCTGCCTCTCAGCGGCTgtctccacccacccccaactGTATGGGAGGACAGGACTGTCCACGCTTGTCGTGGTCTCCAGTTGATAGCCACTCAAAGGTGGCTATCATCAGCCCGTTGGCATACATCTGTGTCCCCACCGCCAGGCGTCCCAGAGCCTGTGGCCCCCAGGGCccgagaccccacagagctctgCCCACCCAGCCTGGCTCATGACCAAAAGGCTCATTTTCAAGCAGAAAGGATAAAGCCTGCTCCCGGCTAGGCCACCCCCATCACTTTATCTGCTGCTGTTTTAGGCTACTTTAAAGCTTTGTgacttatttccaaatttttgcaAATCCAGTTGTTGACGTTTTCTGTTGTCCAGGTCTCCCGGGCTTCGAAAGTACTCCATGGCaccaaaataaggaggaaaattacttgtCTAAGAACTTCTgctgtgggggcaggggaagggggacGCCTTCTCCATCGTTACCTGCACCTTCCCACTCACCGACTACTTATGTACATAAGGGTAACTTTCATGCCTTGCTCTTGCCTGCTAGGGCTTTCCACCCTTCCATCTGAGATGGGAAGGGTTCTAGAGAGAGGATCACCActgaacttttcaaaataaagccAGAGGTTTTATAAAGCATTGAGACCCGCTGCCTTTCATCGCAGCCTGGTGtgggcctcctttctcctcccagggGCTGGACCTCACCCCATCCCACGTGACCGTGCTTCTCCATCCCTATGTTTTACACATAGCTGACTCCCACCACctttcctgctcctgctcctgttCCCAACACGACTGgatgatttctcacagttcttctCTAACGGCCTCACCCACGCTTTCTGCTGCAATCCAATTCGTCCTTCAGAACACCCTAGGGCTTGGGGGTCTGCCATCTTCCCCACTATTCTCCTACATCCAAAAAGGCTTACTGTGCAAACCAAATTCTCTGTAATTTAAAGAACATCCAGTTCTGCTCGAGCCAAACCTAGTCCAAACCTGGAGCCAACACAGTCACGGGGCCCCTTCATAGACAGGAACAACCTGAGAGCGGACACACCCAGCCCTTTAGAACTTGAATTCCTGTGTCCTTTCTCTGTGTCAGCAGCCTTAGTAATACACCAGTCCAAACGTAATTTGTGTGGCCCTTCCTCACTCAGAGGCCAGGGAGCTCCTGCCCCCTGCTGTCCACAGGGGAGCCTGCAAAGGGCAGGCAAGCCACAGTCCCGCTGCTACACTGGAGAAGTTTTCTACCAAAAGGGTCTGAAAAGCCCCCCAGCCAACAGAAGACCAACAGTCCATCCCCACAGGGAGCAGGTGTTCCCAGCATACCCTGGGCCAGGATATCCGACTGCACGTCTCCGTCGTAGTTCTTGCAGGCCCACACAAAGCCACCGGAAGACTTGAGGACCTGAGCCACCATGTCATCAATGAGCCGGTGCTCGTACCAGATTTTATTCTTGTCAAAGTCGGTCTTATAGTGCCTGCGAGCAGAAGGGCCTgttgtggggagagggcaggaggctgaCAGGTTGGGGatccctccctgagcctcagagcTATGCCGAACGCCCTGGGACAGCAAGCGCCCCGGTAGGATGGGGCTGGAGGCACAGGGAGGAAGGGCTGTGGAGGCCCTGGGGAGCAGCAAAGGGAGAGGCTGTTACTTGTCAAAGATCTCCTGGAAGATGTCCTTGAAGCGCCCGTCATAGGCTTTCAGAATGGTGTTCTTGGTGCTCATGTAGAGGGGCCACTTCTTCTGGATGGCATACTGGAAGCAGCTGTGCGCAAAACCGGAGATGGactgtggggacagagagaggtcCCTGGCATGGTCCCCCGGGGCGAGGCCCAGGTGCCGGGAATGGCCTCCCTTCCTCCCGTGCGACCCTCTCCACAGTCTGGGTTAACCCAGCCCCCCTGGAGGGAGCATCTGTCGGTGCCAGCCCCGCATCCTCCTCCCAGCTTCCGAGAGGCAGCGGCCCCCAGCTTTGCTTTGGAAagcatctccccctccccaattCTTAGACCAtatggctgggggggggggggcaacccccccccccccccccgccagtcTCTAGAGTCCACAGTTCGTCCTGGTTTATCCAGTCAGGACCCTTCCTCTCCTGGGCCTCCGTGATCGGCTCAGAGATGGTCGTGCAACCTAGGCCTGGCACTTTTGCTGGAACCATAAGCAAAAAGGCTCTTTTCTGATGGGGTAGCGGAGCTGGCAGGGTGCCTAGAGCTACTGGTGGCCACTTCTTCACGGCCTAAGGAGGAGGCCAAcgacagaggaaaggaaagccaAGAGACGGGGGACAAGGAGGGCATAGGTGTTTAAAAGCCCAGCTTGTTCAAGCCAAGAGTCCTGACAACTAACAGGCCCCCAAAGGGGCATCAGTGATGAGCACGGGAACTTGGGGAGCAGGAGCATCTAGCTCAGCCGGGGTCTGACAGCACCCTCCACACGGGGCCCCCTGAACACGTCCAAGATGCACCTGCTCATGGGCCTCTAACCTTCCTCAAGCCACTGACGCAGGAACAGCCAGAATCACAAAGCCAACGTGGCCCAAGgacaggctgggagaggagggagcttgGGAGCCAAGTGCCGGGGACCCACCTTGTCGGTGTTGTACATGCCCATGCCCACGCCACCGTCAGGGAAGTTGTACACCTCCCACTCCTTGGCACTGCTGCCGTCCTTCGGGGTGAATACTATCTTGAACGTGCCGGCCCGGTCGACGACAAAGTCTGTGGCCTTGTACTGCAGAGACAAGAGGGCGGCTCAGGCCAGGGGCTCCGGATGGGGGTCCCAGGCCAGCAGAGTCCACACCCGCCGCGGCCAACCTGGTCGCCATGGGCGTGCCTGCCAATGGTGATGGGCTTGCTCCAGCCAGGGACGAGGCGAGGGATGTTTTTGCAGATGATGGGCTCCCGGAAGACAGTCCCCCCGAGGATGTTCCGGATGGTTCCATTCGGACTCTTCCACATCTTCTTCAGCTTGAATTCTATGAGGACAGAGATGAAGTGGCGTCATTGGAGCCCCCACCTTCcaaccagaatttgaaccccaAGCAAGGCTGCAGCCAGATGGGGGTCCTAAAAGTCATCCTGGGGAagcagcagagcccagaggaTGAACGTGTGAGCTCAGGAAATGGATCTCCTGGCTTCAGGGTTCAGCTCTGCCTCCCCTCACTGTGCACCTTGTGCAAGTGGCTTCGCCTGGGCTATTAAATGAACTTACTGATAAAATACCTAGCCTGTTGGGTTGCTGCAAGGACTGAATGGGCTCACATGGTAAGTGCCCTGTCCTTATTCCCACATCATGCTCGGACGGGGCAGGCAGCACACGGCCTCACGCCGGACGCCCTGGTTCTAGCCCCAGTCCTGCCACTACCCACGGTCCAGCCCACGTTACTAAGATTGTGGCCCTCTACTTCCTTGCCCATAAATGGGGATATATAAACTCCAGGCttcaggagaaataaaagaaaccctGTGACAAGAGCTTACACTAAAATGCTTCCTCTACGCTGAGGTCAGTACAACCCGAAAGACAGGAGGAAGCAGGCGAGTCTGGAGATGAGTGCTGAATGCTTTCTTCTAGCTCCCCCGTTGCAGGAAGTAGGGACGAGAACTCTGCAAACTCTAAACcaccctcttttttttgttttttttggtgaggaagattagccctgagctaacatctgtgccaatcctcctctactttgtac
The DNA window shown above is from Equus quagga isolate Etosha38 chromosome 2, UCLA_HA_Equagga_1.0, whole genome shotgun sequence and carries:
- the IDH2 gene encoding isocitrate dehydrogenase [NADP], mitochondrial, whose protein sequence is MAGYLRVVRSLCRASGSGPAWAPAALTGPSLQEQPRRHYADKRIKVAKPVVEMDGDEMTRIIWQFIKEKLILPHVDVQLKYFDLGLPNRDQTNDQVTIDSALATQKYSVAVKCATITPDEARVEEFKLKKMWKSPNGTIRNILGGTVFREPIICKNIPRLVPGWSKPITIGRHAHGDQYKATDFVVDRAGTFKIVFTPKDGSSAKEWEVYNFPDGGVGMGMYNTDKSISGFAHSCFQYAIQKKWPLYMSTKNTILKAYDGRFKDIFQEIFDKHYKTDFDKNKIWYEHRLIDDMVAQVLKSSGGFVWACKNYDGDVQSDILAQGFGSLGLMTSVLVCPDGKTIEAEAAHGTVTRHYREHQKGRPTSTNPIASIFAWTRGLEHRGKLDGNQDLIRFAQTLEKVCVETVESGAMTKDLAGCIHGLSNVKLNEHFLNTSDFLDAIKSSLDRALGQQ